GGTCCGGTCGGTTAGCCCGGGTCCAGTGGGCGGCACGGAATGCGGACGGTCTTTCATCAGCCGTCCGCATTCCGGTGTTTGCGGCGGGCGGCTCGGCATGTTTACGGTCGTGGACCGCTCAGATCGTTTGTGATCACCCGTCTCCGCATTCAAGGACGCATTCACCATGAAGCAGTCTGCCGCCAAGACCCTCGGTGTCGCCGCCCTCGGTGCCGCTTTCGCCGCCGTAGGCGCGGGCGCGGCCTCCGCGGCCCCGGCCGTTCCGGACGCGACGCAGGCCACCCACGCCCTGGACTCCGTGACCGGGGCGCTGCCGGCCGGGAACGTCGGCAAGGCGCTGCCGGGTGCCGGCCAGGCGCTCACCCAGGGGCAGGGTGCCGTCGGCACCGGGGTCGCCGCCGCGCAGCCGGCCGTCCAGAAGGTCCTCACCGGGGGACCGACCGCGCCGGTCGCCGGACTGCTCGGCGGGCTGCCGCTGAAGGGCCTGCCCACGCACGGCGCCCCGGTGAACGGCCTGCCGCTCGGCTGACCGCTCCCCGTACGCACGACGCCGCCGGTGCGCCCCGGACCTGTCCGTGGTGCACCGGCGGCGTTCGCCTGCGGTGCGCCCCGGACCTGTCCGTGGTGCACCGGCGGCGTTCGCCTGCGCGTGACTCACCAGGCGGTGGTCCCGGCCCGGTCCTCGGAGGGCAGCAGGATCCAGAGCGCTATGTAGAGCAGGAACTGCGGTCCCGGCAGCAGGCAGGACAGCACGAAGACGATCCGCATCGTCGTGGCGGAGGTGCCGAAGCGCCGTGCCAGCGCGGCGCACACTCCGCCGATCATGCGGCCGTGGGTGGGGCGGGCGAGGCTGGACATCCGCGGCTCCTTCGTGAGCGTGGACGAGGCATCCCGGTCGGTTGCCTCAACTGCCCTCCACGGTACGGAACCGATGGGGACGAAGCGTCGCTCTACGGGGCGATCCCGACCCTGGGAATCGTCGGGGTCCGCCCCTGAGACAGCTCCTCCTGGACGGTGACCGTGCCGGCCGC
Above is a genomic segment from Streptomyces collinus Tu 365 containing:
- a CDS encoding PspC domain-containing protein, with amino-acid sequence MSSLARPTHGRMIGGVCAALARRFGTSATTMRIVFVLSCLLPGPQFLLYIALWILLPSEDRAGTTAW